One region of Niallia sp. Man26 genomic DNA includes:
- a CDS encoding GNAT family N-acetyltransferase, protein MTIHQTIADIQIVEYEDRFAAEVAKMWNKSKAAWGGSVKTEEQIIDQHRSTDNLHTFLAVHNDEVVGYCGLSVYKEDVGSLYIPLLNVRPDFHGKKVGKLLLLHALQAVINKKWPRLDLYTWAGNTKAVPLYKRCGFFWEDEDSYTHLMNFIPTILNDKLLAPYMAKIDWYKDMLRTMELKPDGRNVDGFTYYDYEWVNKETALKASFEKTGRGLCALETDDFSIELSLKNHELLVGQEHEVTCFIKNKSTTPLLIELSSCPNERVICDFNHRLFVEEEMTITDTFFLTEGPEAEKGKTFPTIAVNIAAGGTMTTFKLGICPKTPVTIMAKPIHYALQEGFEIALDLELENNLTESVQATIMLPESEYLSFKNSTFSLLLKGKEKRFVSIPASILALGFTNEDILVQVKWQGGELTVNKPIALALKGIGERFFGEAKDYYHVFNGIYQVNVRKADNVMTAGTNQTGNLPFAMFAPMLGKPYSNELSKKKPEKVETSYEKTSIILTLHYQSTEHPDNSIKLNIQLFAEGLVKRWVLLENKQTSLDIHLQETFYHDWAEVYLPLKGEVVVFKEADMVEPRDIASKDMSSNWYFSQDQSSPVGVYWTQGSKIRMEGWKMHLESQKSRQGNVYSFPPLYMSIGAYRNWREVESAAAGIQASKKEIHKGLELIWNGGNPMLEANTSLSYQFASYRNNALKFDMDLIINNASAHLQDLKVNTPLHLPFEAAAWQAVNKMTTVMKTEIRESYFDNILFYPQGRITKNIINEKGFETYRLHNGILEISAAADYYPGIFSLQVNETEWLDQAFPELIAKSWWNPWAGGMKAGPPDLNDYSMMKESTKLAFVDVWDNFANKWSGIRIDTDINQHSQWRGLSFSQYFVTMPGLPLLAVFVSVHKTAGRKMEKEQWHTNLFLHNNCTLQLADHKLHNRVYTSGAMEQDITLKEDFHVKLQGTEDKLHLLTDRNRISTQYYTNNEIIQLVSMTNCERDNQNRVFTLPSFLYFDKMNVTSSQLDILKSLRFTKL, encoded by the coding sequence ATGACAATCCATCAAACGATTGCTGATATACAGATTGTGGAGTACGAGGATCGGTTTGCTGCTGAAGTTGCGAAGATGTGGAACAAAAGCAAGGCGGCTTGGGGCGGCAGTGTAAAAACAGAAGAACAAATAATTGATCAGCATCGCAGCACAGATAATCTGCATACTTTTTTAGCAGTACATAACGATGAGGTGGTAGGATACTGCGGGCTGTCTGTGTATAAAGAAGATGTTGGTTCGTTATATATCCCGCTGCTAAATGTTCGACCCGATTTCCATGGGAAAAAGGTCGGTAAACTGCTGCTTCTTCATGCATTACAAGCAGTTATTAATAAAAAATGGCCACGGCTCGACTTATACACATGGGCAGGTAATACGAAAGCGGTCCCCCTTTATAAGCGCTGCGGTTTTTTCTGGGAAGATGAAGACAGCTATACTCACTTAATGAACTTTATTCCAACCATATTAAATGACAAGCTGCTCGCTCCTTATATGGCTAAAATTGACTGGTACAAGGACATGCTGCGCACGATGGAATTAAAGCCAGATGGAAGGAATGTAGATGGGTTTACTTATTATGACTATGAATGGGTAAATAAAGAGACCGCACTTAAAGCAAGCTTTGAAAAAACGGGCAGAGGTTTATGTGCACTAGAAACAGATGATTTCTCGATTGAATTATCTCTAAAAAATCATGAATTGCTCGTAGGACAAGAACATGAAGTTACATGTTTTATTAAGAACAAGTCCACCACTCCTCTTTTAATTGAGTTATCATCCTGTCCAAATGAAAGAGTTATTTGTGATTTTAACCACCGCCTCTTTGTTGAAGAAGAAATGACGATAACAGATACATTCTTTTTAACCGAGGGACCTGAGGCAGAAAAGGGCAAAACATTTCCAACCATTGCGGTCAATATAGCAGCAGGTGGCACTATGACGACATTTAAACTAGGAATCTGTCCAAAAACGCCAGTAACTATCATGGCAAAACCGATTCACTATGCATTGCAGGAAGGCTTCGAGATTGCTCTTGATTTGGAATTAGAAAATAATCTTACTGAATCTGTACAGGCAACCATTATGCTTCCTGAAAGTGAATATTTGTCTTTTAAAAATTCCACATTCAGCCTTTTGCTAAAAGGCAAAGAAAAGCGGTTCGTATCAATACCTGCTTCTATATTAGCTTTAGGCTTTACGAATGAAGACATCCTTGTTCAAGTGAAATGGCAAGGTGGTGAGCTTACGGTAAATAAACCAATTGCACTGGCATTAAAGGGAATTGGTGAGAGATTTTTCGGTGAAGCAAAAGATTACTATCATGTTTTTAATGGGATTTATCAAGTGAATGTCAGAAAGGCAGATAATGTAATGACAGCAGGCACCAATCAGACAGGGAACTTACCGTTCGCCATGTTTGCCCCGATGCTTGGCAAGCCCTACTCCAATGAGCTGTCAAAAAAGAAGCCAGAAAAAGTCGAAACCTCCTACGAAAAGACATCTATTATTCTCACTCTTCATTATCAATCTACTGAACATCCAGACAATAGTATAAAGCTTAACATCCAGCTATTTGCAGAAGGACTTGTGAAAAGATGGGTTCTCCTTGAAAACAAACAGACTTCTTTAGATATCCATCTGCAGGAGACCTTTTATCATGATTGGGCAGAGGTATACTTACCTTTAAAAGGGGAGGTTGTTGTATTCAAGGAAGCCGATATGGTGGAGCCGCGAGACATTGCGTCAAAAGACATGAGCAGCAACTGGTATTTTTCTCAAGATCAGTCGAGCCCTGTCGGTGTATATTGGACGCAAGGCAGTAAAATAAGGATGGAAGGGTGGAAAATGCATCTCGAGTCACAAAAAAGCAGGCAAGGTAATGTCTATTCTTTCCCGCCTCTGTATATGTCTATCGGCGCTTATAGGAATTGGAGAGAAGTAGAATCAGCAGCGGCAGGTATTCAAGCTTCTAAGAAGGAAATCCATAAAGGTCTCGAGTTAATCTGGAATGGCGGCAACCCGATGCTTGAAGCAAATACATCTTTATCCTATCAGTTTGCCAGTTACCGCAACAATGCGCTTAAATTTGATATGGATTTGATTATTAATAATGCTTCTGCCCATCTGCAAGATCTAAAAGTCAATACTCCGCTCCATTTACCGTTTGAAGCAGCTGCGTGGCAGGCAGTCAATAAAATGACGACAGTAATGAAGACGGAAATAAGAGAATCTTATTTTGATAACATCCTGTTTTATCCGCAAGGAAGGATAACAAAAAACATCATAAACGAAAAAGGATTTGAAACATATCGTCTTCATAACGGCATCCTGGAAATTTCCGCTGCAGCCGATTATTATCCAGGTATCTTTTCTTTACAAGTAAACGAAACAGAATGGCTTGATCAGGCATTTCCAGAGCTGATTGCAAAAAGCTGGTGGAACCCTTGGGCCGGCGGGATGAAGGCAGGTCCGCCTGATTTGAATGATTATTCTATGATGAAAGAATCGACTAAGCTTGCGTTTGTCGATGTGTGGGATAATTTCGCAAACAAATGGTCTGGTATCAGAATCGATACAGATATTAACCAGCACTCACAATGGAGAGGGCTTTCATTTTCTCAATACTTTGTCACAATGCCAGGATTGCCTCTTCTTGCTGTGTTTGTGTCTGTGCATAAAACGGCAGGCAGAAAAATGGAGAAGGAGCAATGGCATACAAATCTCTTTTTGCATAACAATTGTACTTTGCAGCTAGCTGATCATAAATTGCATAACCGAGTCTATACTTCAGGAGCTATGGAGCAGGATATTACTTTAAAGGAAGACTTTCATGTTAAACTACAAGGTACAGAGGATAAGCTGCATTTACTCACAGACAGAAACAGAATCAGTACACAATATTACACAAATAATGAAATCATTCAGCTTGTTTCCATGACAAATTGTGAAAGAGACAATCAGAACAGAGTATTTACACTGCCGAGCTTCCTTTATTTTGATAAGATGAATGTCACATCATCACAGTTAGACATACTTAAATCCCTTCGGTTTACTAAATTATAG
- a CDS encoding MerR family transcriptional regulator: MMEQERVASATEEILLSVKEAAVAIEESPGVVRNWLRELKGVIPAIVGEHGYRYFDDNAMEVLEKIKKLRNEDKLSLREIEDVLTDTEPQVLQQQVAKPSEEMLQELKTVKEQLELQINFNSVLVQQLKKQQEQMDQQHEFIETQKEQIAALTAAANQPYVHTYGTRKSKDEEDKATKEAPVRRGAIFRLFSYR; encoded by the coding sequence ATGATGGAACAAGAGAGAGTCGCTTCTGCTACGGAGGAAATTTTATTAAGCGTTAAGGAGGCAGCTGTTGCAATTGAAGAAAGTCCTGGTGTTGTGCGCAACTGGCTTAGAGAGCTGAAAGGAGTTATTCCGGCGATTGTCGGCGAACACGGTTACCGCTATTTCGATGATAACGCAATGGAAGTATTGGAAAAGATTAAAAAGCTGCGTAATGAAGATAAATTATCTTTGCGAGAAATTGAAGATGTGCTGACCGACACGGAGCCGCAAGTCTTGCAGCAGCAAGTAGCGAAGCCGTCAGAAGAGATGCTTCAAGAGCTGAAAACAGTAAAAGAACAGCTTGAGCTGCAAATCAACTTCAATTCAGTGCTTGTTCAACAATTGAAAAAGCAACAGGAGCAAATGGATCAGCAGCATGAATTTATTGAGACACAAAAAGAACAGATTGCTGCCCTTACCGCTGCTGCTAATCAGCCTTACGTACACACATATGGTACAAGGAAAAGCAAAGACGAAGAGGATAAAGCGACGAAGGAAGCACCAGTCAGAAGAGGAGCGATATTCCGCTTGTTTTCGTATCGCTAA
- a CDS encoding type II pantothenate kinase, translating into MAKIGIDAGGSMIKLAFEQNGRIHFRKYPNAQTDTALKWSKLFEWNDIALTGSKAAYLKQAFFPDASILPEFDAVCTGARWLKDRDYPHVNDEFLLVNIGTGTSWFKVSKKSHSRVLGSGIGGGTIMGLAELLTGVQDFAKITELASKGSKNKIDVLVKDLYEEDIGINGSLTASNFGYGNTWDGSKEDKLSSLFQMTAETIVLLSQQAGTIHQIDQIIYAGGAVSMNMPLQKSISSFDYLFPKSQLFLQDGQFCGACGALLSV; encoded by the coding sequence TTGGCTAAAATCGGGATAGATGCTGGCGGTTCCATGATTAAGCTTGCATTTGAGCAGAACGGACGAATTCATTTTAGAAAATATCCTAATGCTCAAACAGATACTGCACTAAAGTGGTCGAAGCTTTTTGAATGGAATGATATAGCCCTTACTGGAAGCAAGGCTGCTTATTTAAAACAAGCGTTTTTTCCTGATGCCTCCATTCTTCCTGAATTTGATGCTGTCTGTACTGGAGCAAGATGGCTGAAGGATAGGGATTATCCTCATGTTAATGACGAATTCCTGCTTGTTAATATCGGAACTGGTACTTCCTGGTTTAAGGTTAGCAAGAAGAGTCATTCGCGGGTTTTAGGAAGCGGAATTGGCGGGGGAACAATCATGGGACTTGCAGAATTATTAACTGGAGTTCAGGATTTTGCAAAAATTACAGAGCTTGCTTCTAAAGGCAGCAAGAATAAGATCGATGTTCTTGTGAAGGATTTATATGAAGAGGATATTGGTATCAACGGAAGCTTGACTGCGAGTAATTTTGGCTATGGAAATACATGGGATGGTAGCAAGGAAGATAAATTATCTTCTCTTTTTCAAATGACAGCCGAAACGATTGTTCTACTGTCACAGCAGGCTGGCACTATTCATCAAATAGACCAGATTATCTATGCGGGTGGAGCCGTTTCAATGAATATGCCTTTGCAAAAAAGCATTTCTTCCTTTGATTATTTATTTCCAAAGAGTCAGCTGTTTCTGCAGGATGGCCAGTTTTGCGGTGCTTGTGGTGCACTACTTTCTGTCTAA
- a CDS encoding glutathione peroxidase, which yields MTVYDFEVKKINGEEVSLNDYKGKVLVIVNTASKCGFTPQFKELQSIFEEYNDKGFAVLGFPCNQFMNQEPGAEDEILEFCELNYGVTFPMFAKVEVNGKNADPLYKHLSNEAPGAMGLKAIKWNFTKFLVDRSGKVVKRYSPNASPYEMKEDIEKLL from the coding sequence ATGACTGTTTATGATTTTGAGGTCAAAAAAATTAATGGCGAAGAAGTTTCACTGAATGATTATAAAGGGAAAGTGCTTGTTATCGTCAATACTGCGAGCAAGTGCGGATTTACTCCGCAGTTCAAAGAGCTTCAATCGATTTTTGAGGAGTACAATGATAAAGGCTTTGCTGTGTTAGGATTTCCTTGTAATCAGTTTATGAATCAAGAGCCTGGGGCTGAGGATGAAATTCTTGAATTCTGCGAATTGAATTATGGCGTTACCTTCCCGATGTTTGCAAAAGTTGAAGTGAATGGCAAAAATGCCGATCCTCTTTACAAGCATTTAAGTAATGAGGCGCCTGGTGCAATGGGGCTGAAGGCGATTAAATGGAATTTTACTAAATTTTTAGTAGACCGTTCTGGTAAAGTAGTTAAACGGTATTCTCCAAATGCTTCTCCGTATGAAATGAAAGAGGATATTGAAAAGTTATTATAA
- a CDS encoding formate--tetrahydrofolate ligase translates to MKTDIEIAQQATIHPVLDIAKRLGLTEDDLELYGKYKAKISFDKLEELKDKQSGKLILVTAINPTPAGEGKSTVTVGLGDALQKLNKKTAIAMREPSLGPTMGIKGGAAGGGYAQVLPMEDINLHFTGDLHAITTANNALAAILDNHIHQGNELRIDQRRIVWKRAVDLNDRALRKVVIGLGGPLQGVPREDGFDITVASEIMAVLCLAHDLNDLKKRLSQMVIAYNMDKQPVTVGELGVEGALTLLLKDAIKPNLVQTIEHTPAIIHGGPFANIAHGCNSVIATAAASKLADYVVTEAGFGADLGAEKFLNIKARNEQINPEIVVIVATIRALKMHGGVAKSDLAAENTEALKKGFANLQKHVDNINQFGLPFVVAINRFYTDTEREIEVLEELCASQSIPVALTEVWEKGSEGGLELARKVLEIMEQEKNEFKHLYSLDASIEEKIDTIATKIYGASHVEFSTKAKKQIKDFQAFGWGNLPVCMAKTQYSLSDDPSLLGRPSNFAITVRELKPSIGAGFLVALTGDVMTMPGLPKQPAALKMDVNEDGKAIGLF, encoded by the coding sequence ATGAAAACAGATATAGAAATTGCACAGCAAGCAACCATTCATCCTGTTCTCGATATTGCGAAGAGGTTAGGTTTAACAGAGGATGACTTAGAACTGTATGGAAAATATAAAGCGAAAATCTCTTTTGATAAGCTGGAGGAATTAAAAGATAAACAGTCAGGCAAACTCATTCTTGTCACGGCAATTAACCCGACACCTGCAGGAGAAGGGAAATCAACAGTTACAGTAGGCTTAGGTGATGCCTTGCAAAAACTTAATAAAAAAACAGCTATTGCAATGAGAGAGCCGTCCCTTGGGCCAACGATGGGAATAAAAGGGGGCGCTGCAGGAGGTGGCTATGCTCAAGTTTTGCCGATGGAGGATATCAATCTTCATTTCACTGGTGACCTTCACGCCATTACAACAGCCAACAATGCATTAGCCGCAATACTAGACAATCATATTCACCAAGGAAATGAGCTGAGAATTGACCAAAGACGGATTGTCTGGAAACGAGCTGTTGACTTAAATGATCGTGCTTTAAGAAAAGTGGTTATCGGGTTGGGCGGTCCTCTTCAAGGTGTGCCAAGAGAGGACGGTTTTGATATTACGGTTGCATCAGAAATAATGGCAGTGCTTTGTCTGGCACATGATTTAAATGATTTAAAGAAAAGACTGTCCCAAATGGTCATTGCCTATAATATGGACAAACAACCTGTAACAGTCGGCGAGCTTGGTGTGGAAGGCGCACTAACACTGTTGTTAAAAGATGCCATTAAGCCGAATCTTGTGCAGACAATTGAACATACACCTGCTATCATCCACGGTGGTCCGTTTGCCAATATCGCCCATGGGTGCAACAGTGTGATTGCCACAGCTGCCGCAAGCAAGCTTGCTGATTATGTTGTAACAGAAGCTGGCTTTGGCGCAGATCTTGGTGCCGAAAAATTCTTGAACATTAAAGCCCGCAATGAACAAATTAATCCGGAAATCGTTGTGATTGTCGCAACCATCCGAGCATTGAAAATGCATGGCGGTGTGGCGAAGAGTGATTTGGCAGCGGAAAATACAGAAGCTTTAAAAAAGGGATTTGCCAACCTGCAAAAGCATGTGGATAACATTAATCAGTTTGGACTACCATTTGTTGTGGCGATTAACCGTTTCTATACAGATACAGAGCGTGAAATCGAAGTGCTAGAAGAGCTGTGTGCAAGTCAGAGTATCCCCGTTGCTTTAACAGAAGTTTGGGAGAAGGGTTCCGAAGGCGGACTGGAGCTTGCTCGCAAGGTTTTAGAAATTATGGAACAAGAAAAGAATGAATTTAAACACTTATACAGCTTAGATGCTTCTATTGAGGAGAAAATCGACACTATTGCCACGAAAATATACGGTGCGAGCCATGTCGAGTTCAGCACAAAAGCAAAAAAGCAAATCAAGGATTTCCAAGCGTTCGGCTGGGGTAATCTCCCTGTTTGTATGGCGAAAACGCAATACTCTCTTTCAGATGACCCAAGTCTACTTGGGAGACCGAGTAACTTTGCAATCACAGTAAGAGAACTAAAACCTAGCATCGGAGCAGGTTTCCTAGTTGCCTTGACAGGAGATGTAATGACAATGCCAGGCTTGCCGAAGCAGCCAGCTGCTTTAAAAATGGATGTGAATGAGGACGGAAAAGCAATCGGCCTCTTTTAA